One part of the Microlunatus elymi genome encodes these proteins:
- a CDS encoding ATP-binding cassette domain-containing protein, which yields MIVANQVSKQYGAAHALRDVSFGCERGRVTGLLGPNGAGKSTMMRIMVGLSRPSAGAVTFDGVPYVQLPSPGHVVGVMLDAGAQHGGRTGAEVLTLGARSLGLPTRRVKEVLDLVGLSTAEAKRRVRAYSLGMRQRLGIAHALLANPEVLIFDEPANGLDPSGIRWIRQLLADHAQAGGTVLLSSHLIHEVELVADDLVLIGDGRVLATGTKQDLLNDLTSTSTQVDSDDNRALAGALAAAGHQARPDGIGLTVNAEPAAVGAVAAAQRIALKHLSRAAGSSLEEEFFRLTSGTARESVGGSAAVPDLDPSSRQHDNNLTGAVR from the coding sequence ATGATCGTTGCGAATCAAGTTTCCAAGCAGTACGGCGCCGCGCACGCGCTGCGCGACGTCTCGTTCGGTTGCGAACGCGGCCGGGTCACCGGCCTGCTCGGCCCCAACGGTGCCGGCAAGTCCACCATGATGCGGATCATGGTCGGTCTGTCCCGACCGTCAGCGGGTGCGGTCACCTTCGACGGTGTGCCGTACGTGCAGCTTCCGTCGCCCGGACACGTGGTCGGCGTGATGCTCGATGCGGGCGCCCAGCACGGCGGCCGGACCGGCGCCGAAGTGCTGACGCTGGGGGCGCGCAGCCTCGGGTTGCCGACCCGGCGGGTGAAGGAGGTGCTGGACCTGGTCGGCCTGTCGACCGCGGAAGCGAAGCGCCGGGTCAGGGCGTACTCGCTCGGCATGCGGCAGCGGCTCGGCATCGCCCACGCGCTGCTGGCGAATCCGGAGGTGTTGATCTTCGACGAACCGGCCAACGGGCTGGACCCGTCGGGGATCCGCTGGATCCGGCAACTGCTGGCCGACCACGCGCAGGCCGGCGGCACCGTGCTGCTGTCCAGCCATCTGATCCACGAGGTGGAGCTGGTGGCCGACGATCTCGTCCTGATCGGCGACGGGCGGGTGCTGGCCACCGGCACCAAACAGGATCTGCTGAACGACCTGACCAGCACCAGCACCCAGGTCGACTCCGACGACAACCGAGCTTTGGCCGGCGCGCTCGCCGCGGCCGGACATCAGGCCCGACCGGACGGCATCGGACTGACCGTGAACGCCGAGCCGGCTGCCGTGGGCGCGGTCGCCGCAGCACAGCGGATCGCTCTGAAACACCTCAGCCGGGCCGCCGGCAGCAGCCTGGAGGAGGAGTTCTTCCGGCTGACCAGCGGGACCGCGCGCGAGTCGGTGGGCGGATCTGCGGCCGTACCCGATCTTGATCCGTCCAGCCGGCAGCACGACAACAACCTGACAGGAGCCGTCCGATGA
- a CDS encoding ABC transporter permease has translation MTTAATVPARPQGRSIPSVANRFDRQVLVELRKSVDTRSGRTLMIIIAALVLVVLAIQIALGRTVDEIGLSFGDLAFTTGVATAMLLPILGILLITSEWSQRTTLITFTLEPRRIQVIAAKLGAGVIMAVAATAVVLAIAAAATPVAGAIADRPVDWALPMGPFLGFLAQQVIAVISGMALAALILNTPASIVAYVGYALVLPMLLPLASLWKPAEKVVPWIDFSGAQAGLTATMAGSDWAHLAVSGGIWLVLPLVLGTIRIVRSEIS, from the coding sequence ATGACCACCGCCGCCACCGTCCCGGCGCGGCCGCAGGGCCGCAGCATCCCGTCCGTTGCCAACCGCTTCGACCGGCAGGTGCTGGTGGAGCTCCGCAAGTCGGTCGACACCCGGTCCGGGCGTACGTTGATGATCATCATCGCCGCCCTGGTGTTGGTGGTGTTGGCCATCCAGATCGCGCTCGGCCGGACTGTCGACGAGATCGGTCTGTCCTTCGGCGATCTTGCCTTCACGACCGGTGTCGCGACCGCGATGTTGTTGCCGATCCTGGGCATCTTGTTGATCACCAGCGAATGGAGCCAGCGAACCACCTTGATCACCTTCACTCTGGAGCCGCGCCGGATCCAGGTGATCGCGGCCAAGCTGGGCGCGGGGGTGATCATGGCGGTGGCCGCGACGGCGGTCGTACTCGCGATTGCTGCCGCCGCCACACCCGTTGCCGGCGCGATAGCGGACCGGCCGGTCGACTGGGCGTTACCGATGGGACCGTTCCTCGGATTCCTTGCTCAGCAGGTGATCGCGGTGATCAGCGGGATGGCGCTGGCGGCGTTGATCTTGAACACGCCCGCCTCGATCGTCGCCTATGTCGGGTACGCGTTGGTGTTGCCGATGCTGCTGCCGCTGGCGTCCTTGTGGAAGCCGGCCGAGAAGGTCGTGCCTTGGATCGACTTCTCCGGTGCTCAGGCCGGGCTGACCGCGACCATGGCCGGGTCGGACTGGGCCCACCTGGCGGTGTCCGGTGGGATCTGGCTGGTGCTCCCGCTGGTGCTCGGCACGATCCGGATCGTCCGCAGCGAGATCTCCTGA
- a CDS encoding response regulator gives MITAAAPVRVLIVDDQELVRYGFRVILDLTEGIDVVGEAVNGEQAILRAQELKPDVICMDVQMPIMDGLAATRQLVDDPRVDAAVLILTTFDRDDYLYEALQAGASGFLLKNSSPESLIEAVRVVAAGDALLSPAVTKRVIARFAGRLDHEYRADHDQKPVAARRPRPAGTPAPPQLTEREAEVLRLLAQGMSNAEIAGCLVVGEATVKTHVSNLLAKLQLRDRIQAVIYAYENQIVIPAD, from the coding sequence ATGATCACCGCGGCCGCTCCGGTCCGGGTGCTGATCGTCGATGATCAAGAACTCGTCCGGTACGGATTCCGAGTGATCTTGGACCTGACCGAGGGCATCGACGTGGTCGGGGAGGCGGTCAACGGTGAGCAGGCGATTCTCCGGGCGCAGGAGCTGAAGCCCGATGTGATCTGCATGGACGTACAGATGCCGATCATGGACGGCCTGGCAGCGACCCGGCAGCTGGTCGACGATCCGCGGGTGGATGCGGCAGTGTTGATCTTGACCACGTTCGACCGAGACGACTATCTGTACGAGGCCCTGCAGGCCGGCGCCAGCGGATTCCTGCTGAAGAACAGCTCTCCGGAGAGTCTGATCGAGGCCGTACGAGTGGTGGCCGCCGGCGATGCGCTGCTGTCCCCCGCGGTCACCAAACGGGTGATCGCCCGCTTCGCGGGACGTCTTGATCATGAGTACCGGGCAGATCATGATCAAAAACCGGTCGCGGCTCGCCGACCGCGACCGGCCGGGACACCTGCGCCACCGCAACTCACCGAACGCGAGGCCGAGGTGCTGCGGTTGCTGGCCCAAGGCATGTCCAACGCCGAAATCGCCGGCTGTCTGGTCGTCGGCGAAGCAACCGTGAAGACTCATGTCTCCAACCTGCTGGCGAAACTCCAGCTCCGGGACCGGATCCAGGCCGTGATCTACGCCTACGAGAACCAGATCGTCATCCCCGCCGACTGA